CCCCAGTCTTTTTCTACTTCAAAACCGCCAAATTGTTCGGCTAAGTCTTTTAAGTTAACTAATTCGAGAACTTTTTGTAATTCTTCTTCGGAAATATCAAGATTGGTGGCGGGATATATTAATTGTTGTCTTAGTGTGCCAATAATCATGTAAGGACGTTGGGGAAGAAAGAGAATCTTGTTTAACTCTGGGCGTATAATCGCTCCTGTGCCTGAGTTCCATAAACCTGCGATCGCTCTTAGGAGTGAGCTTTTACCGCAACCACTCGCCCCCATAATTAATAATCCTTGACCTGTGGATAATTGAAAACTGATATTTTCTATCAAAGTATTGTGATAATTAGGAGTTTGTAAAGTTAAGTTTTTTATTTCTAAATTATCATTTTCAATGGTGTCAATAATTCTTTTTGTCGAAGATGTTTTGGTTAATAATGGTTCTTTTTTAGAAATAGATAAAAATTCATCTAGTCCTGATAAACGATCAATTCCTGCCGCAAAATTAGTCAAAGATTGAAAACGACTAACAATAATATTTAATGAGAAAAATACCCGTGCAAATGCTCCTGTTGCTTCACTGACTTTCCCTACTTCTAAATTGCCAGATAAAACACTAGGTGCAACGACAATCGCCGGAATAACATAGGGTAAAAACTCAAAAGTATTGACAAATAAACCGAGATATAATTCTTGCCAAACAATAAGGCTATTAAAATTATTAAATAAGTCTGTAAAGAGATTACTTAAATTATTTTGCTCTTGGTCTTCTCCTCTATAAAAAGCAATAGATTCTGCATTTTCTCTTACTCTTATTAAGCCAAAACGAAAGTTTGCTTCTTTTTGCAGTTGAGCGAAGTTAAGATTTACTAATTTTTTCCCAAATACTCCCGTCGTAATTAAAGTACCTGCGATCGCATAAAATAATAGAAAAATTACTAATTTTTGAGAGATAGACCACAAAACTGCACTAAAGGCAATTACCTGTAAAATTGATTGAACAATTACTAATAAAAACAGTAAAGAATCTTGAGTAAAACTTCTAATATCTTCAGAAATTCTTTGATCTGGGTTATCAATTTCTTTGTTTCTAACGGCTAATTGATAAAAATGTCTTTGCTGAAAATACTTATTTAAAAAATTATTTGTTAACCATCTACGCCAGTATAAACCCAATTTACTTTGAGTATAAGAAAAACCTGCAAATAAGGGAACATAAATAATTAAAATTAAGAGAAATTTCCCCACAGTTTGCCAAAAAGCGGTTTCATCTTTTGCCGCTAGAGTAGAAATTAATCCTCCTTGAGATTCGTTTAGTAAAACACTCAGTTGAGTATAAGCTATGAGTAATACGCCTAAAATAAATAGTAGTGTTAAAGCTCCTTTTTTTTCTGAACCAAGCCAATATAATTTTGCGATCGCCCAAAACTTACGAAAAACAACGAAATTAAAACCTTTCATAGATTCTGTGATGATTGAAGTTAAATTATTGCTACTGAATCTTCAATTATCTCTCTTAATTCCTAATTCCTAACAAAGAATTTTCGGTGTTGGTGAGTTAATCTATGATTTTTAGTTCTTATCGAGAATGGTAAATGGGCAAGGGGTAAAAGGCAAACCCCTCTGTGTCTCCCCTTAAAAGAAACCCCCCTTTATCCTCCCTCGAGAGGGGGGAGGGCAAAAGTGTTTAATTAACACTAATCCTAACACCCTAATACCCTAACAACTACAATCTGAACTCCGAACTTAGATCTCAATTCATGTCTAATACCACTCGATAACGGGCTTTTCCCGCTCTCAAATGTTCCATTGCTTCATTCACTTCCTTGAGGGGAAAATGTTGTGTGATGGGCTTTATATTATGTCTTTGACAAAACTCCAACATTTGTGCGATCGCATTTGGACTACCTACAGGGGAAGCAGAAACGGATTTTTGTCGTGAAAGCAAAGAAGAAACACTGAGGTTTAAGGGTTCAAGAACCACCCCTAAAAGATGAAGACGACCTTTTGGCTTTAGTAAACTTAAATATGTACTCCAATCAAGTTCAACATTAACAGTAGAGAGAATCAAATCAAAGCTATTTTCTGCCGACTTTAATTCCTCTGAATCCCTAGAGTTAAGAGTTTTATTTGCCCCCATTTTTAAGGCTTCTTCTATTTTTGACTCACTAGAAGTAAAAGCAGTTACTTCACATCCCCAAGCCTGAAGAATCTGCACTGCAATATGACCTAAACCACCTATGCCAATCACTCCCACTTTAGCCGTTGGCAAAATATTAAATTGAATTAAAGGATTAAAAACCGTTATGCCACCACAAAGCAATGGTCCTGCAGTACGCATATCCACAGAATCGGGTAACTTAACCACACTAGGAACTTTTGCCCTAACTATATCGGCGAATCCTCCATGTCTGCCCACGATAGTAGCTTGAGCAGAATAACACATATTATGATTACCAGTTAAACATTGATCACAATGTAAGCAATATGCCGAGTGCCATCCCAAGCCGACGCGATCGCCTTCTTTTAAGTGAACTACATCTTGTCCCACAGCCAAAACAGTACCAACAATTTCATGACCCGGTACAAAAGGATACTGAGTAACACCCCAAGCATTTTCGAGCAAACTTAAGTCACTGTGACAAATACCGCAATGTTGTACTTGAATATCAACTTCATAAGCACCGATGGGAGGTAATTGATATTGAAAAGGCTTGAGTAACCCTCCTGTTTCATGGGCGGCGTAGGCATTTACAATTGTCATAACAAAAATTATCGTAATTTATTACTAACTATAAACTATAAAATATTCACCCTTGCCCTTTTAACTTTTCCCGTTTTCCCTTACCCACCACTTCCCATTGGCTCTAATCTTCCAATGTATGACTTTTAATTCCCCATTCCACTTGTCTTAACATCCCTCTCAACATAGCTAACTCTTGAGTTTTTAAATCACTACGATTGACAATACGCTTAATTTTTTCCATTGTTGCTTTAGCGGTATGGGGATATAAATAATTAACCTGTAGCAAAACGGACTCTAAATGTTGATAATAACCTTCTAAGGCTTTTAAATCAGCTAAATCATCCTGTTTTTCTGTTTCTGTGTCAATTACTGTTTTTTGGTTTTGATTCAGAAACTCCTGATATAACTCATAGGCACAAACTCCCACCGCTTGAGCTAAATTGAGAGAGGGATATTCAGGATTACTGGGAATACAGACAAATCTTTGAGCATAGCTTAATTCCTGATTGCTCAACCCTCTATCTTCAGGACCAAAAACTAAAGCTGAGTTAATATTTTCTTCTAGCAACCATCCCATAACATCTCTTGGTTTTTCTAAAGGAGTGGGAATTCCCCTTTCTCTGGCGGTAGTTGCAATGGCTCTTTGGCATCCTTGCAATGCGGAGGGAATAGAATTAACTATTTTCGCTTTTTCTAGTACCTCTACTCCATGCACTGCCATAACCTTAGCTTCCTCAGAGAGAGGATTACAATGAGGATTGACAATAACTAACTTCGTTAAACCCATATTACGCATAACCCTAGCAATTGAACCAATATTTCTCTCTCCAGCCGGTTCAACTAAAACAATTCTCACAGAGTCAATTACAGTCATGGTAGCTAAGTGATGTGATCTATAACTTGGAAAAAAACACTCTAAAATCCTACCATTAATCAATAGTACTTTAACCTCAATTCAGTTTAATAGTATCGGATAAGTTTAGGTGTCAGGTTTCAGGTTGCAGGTTTCAGGGAAAACGAGAGTTCGCCGCACTCGTTCCGCAAAGCGGTACGGGGTTAGTTAGGGGCGAATGGCCATTCGCCCGTACAGGAGTATAGAGCCTCATTTTTTTTACTGGTCAAAACCTATTTCTTTTGTAGGATAAATGAATAATTAAATGTTGATTTGATGTGTTTTTTTTTATTTGTTAAATTCGGAATGAAACTTCTTTTGGCATTAAATTAAGTTACAAAAAAATAGTTTACAATGAGCAAATAATTGCAATAAAACTTTATATTGGGCTTCTGAGATGAAACCGAATCAAGCGTCAAATCAAGATTTATCAAAGATTGGGCAAGATAGTGAAAAGCAAGATGATTTGCCACAAAATAACCAGAAAAAACTATCAAGATGGTTATTAATACTGTTAATTTTGGGTGGGGGCATCGGTAGTTGGCAAATACTCAAACCTTCTTCCGTGACTTCTCAAGCTCAAGTTAAGGAGAGTGAGACACCTGCTAAACCAGTGACAGTAGAAACTTTAACGACTTCTCAAGCTGTCCAGAAAGTTAAATTATTAGGACAAGTGGAGGCTGGTCAAAAAGCAACCCTAAGTTCTCAAATTGATGGTACGATCGAACAAATATTAGTAAAAGAAGGCGATCGCATCTCCGAAGGTCAAGTAGTAGCGGTTTTGGATATTGCAGATGCTCAAATTGCCCTAGCCCAAGCTAAAGCTAAACTTGCTCAAGAACAGAGTAACCTCGATCGCCTACAGGTAGGTACTCGTCCAGAAATTATCGCTCAAAGACAAGCCCAATTGCAGTCAGCATTAGCAAGGGAAAAAGAAGCTGAAAATAATTTAGCCAGTTTAATTGCCTTGCAACCAGATTTAATTAAGCAAAGACAAGCAGAATTACAAGCCACTCAAGCAAGGGAAAAAGAAACCCAAGATAATCTCAAAAGAATTACAACCTTGAGTGAAGAAGGGGCAATTTCTGAAAGAATCCTAGTAGAGGCTCAATCGGCGGTAGAAACAGCAGTTAATGAGAGACTAAGGGCAGAATCGGCTTTACAAGCCCAAAAAACCCAAGCCAGTCAAGATATTGCCCAAGGAAGAACTAATTTAGATAATATTCGTAGTGAAAAATTGCGTCTTCAAGCGAGTTTAGCAGAAGCAAAAGCAGGACCTACTATCGAAGAAATCGAAGCTCAAAAAGGTTTAGTAAAATTGGCTCAAGCTCAAGTCCAACAAGCAGAATTAGCCTTACAACGCACAGAAATCAAAGCACCCTTTGCGGGAATTATTCAGGCTCGACAAGTAGATACAGGAGATTATGTAGAAACAAATGATCCTCTTTTTACTTTAGTCAGTGATAAATCCGTTGATATATTTTTAGAAATTCCTGAAAACATTAGTGGACAAGTAACACCGGGAATGAGAGTCAATTTATCTGCCCGAGCCTTACCCGATTGGCAAGATAAAACTATAATCACCGCCGTTATCCCCACTGCTGACACTGCGTCTCGCCGTCAATCCGTTAGAGTTACATTGGATAATCCTCCCCCGCAATTAGTCCCCGGTATGGCTATTCAAGCTGATTTAGAAATGCCCCTAGCTGTAAATGATGGCTTTGTGGTTTCTCGAGATGCTTTAACTAGAAGGGGAAATCAATGGTTACTATTCGCTGTTGAGGGGGGTAAAGCCAAGCAATTAGAAGTAGAAATTGTCAATGATTTGGGTTCAGAAGTAATCATCGCTAATGCTCAACTTGAAGAAGGAAAATCAATTGTTGTCAAAGGCGGTGATGGATTAAAGGATGATACTGCTGTCAAAATTATTGAATAAAGGGGCAAAGGGCAAAGTTCAAGGGGCAAACCCCCCTTTATCACCCCTCTTGAGGGGGGAGGGCAAAGGTAAATAGTGAATAGTGAATAATTAATAACTTCTAACTCTGAACACCTCATTACTCATTCATTACTTGTTTCTCCCTCTCCCCTCATCCCCCTATCCCTAATCAAATTAATCACTATTTATTACTTATTTGTTTATGAATTTCATCAAAACAGCTATTCGTTGGCGACATGGTAC
This is a stretch of genomic DNA from Cyanobacterium aponinum PCC 10605. It encodes these proteins:
- a CDS encoding ABC transporter ATP-binding protein/permease; translation: MKGFNFVVFRKFWAIAKLYWLGSEKKGALTLLFILGVLLIAYTQLSVLLNESQGGLISTLAAKDETAFWQTVGKFLLILIIYVPLFAGFSYTQSKLGLYWRRWLTNNFLNKYFQQRHFYQLAVRNKEIDNPDQRISEDIRSFTQDSLLFLLVIVQSILQVIAFSAVLWSISQKLVIFLLFYAIAGTLITTGVFGKKLVNLNFAQLQKEANFRFGLIRVRENAESIAFYRGEDQEQNNLSNLFTDLFNNFNSLIVWQELYLGLFVNTFEFLPYVIPAIVVAPSVLSGNLEVGKVSEATGAFARVFFSLNIIVSRFQSLTNFAAGIDRLSGLDEFLSISKKEPLLTKTSSTKRIIDTIENDNLEIKNLTLQTPNYHNTLIENISFQLSTGQGLLIMGASGCGKSSLLRAIAGLWNSGTGAIIRPELNKILFLPQRPYMIIGTLRQQLIYPATNLDISEEELQKVLELVNLKDLAEQFGGFEVEKDWGEVLSLGEQQRVAFARILVNKPQYAILDEATSALDTNNETFLYQHLLDTHTTFVSVGHRDSLKQYHQLLLKISEDKSWCLETIQLT
- the ahr gene encoding NADPH-dependent aldehyde reductase Ahr — encoded protein: MVNAYAAHETGGLLKPFQYQLPPIGAYEVDIQVQHCGICHSDLSLLENAWGVTQYPFVPGHEIVGTVLAVGQDVVHLKEGDRVGLGWHSAYCLHCDQCLTGNHNMCYSAQATIVGRHGGFADIVRAKVPSVVKLPDSVDMRTAGPLLCGGITVFNPLIQFNILPTAKVGVIGIGGLGHIAVQILQAWGCEVTAFTSSESKIEEALKMGANKTLNSRDSEELKSAENSFDLILSTVNVELDWSTYLSLLKPKGRLHLLGVVLEPLNLSVSSLLSRQKSVSASPVGSPNAIAQMLEFCQRHNIKPITQHFPLKEVNEAMEHLRAGKARYRVVLDMN
- a CDS encoding RNA methyltransferase, with protein sequence MTVIDSVRIVLVEPAGERNIGSIARVMRNMGLTKLVIVNPHCNPLSEEAKVMAVHGVEVLEKAKIVNSIPSALQGCQRAIATTARERGIPTPLEKPRDVMGWLLEENINSALVFGPEDRGLSNQELSYAQRFVCIPSNPEYPSLNLAQAVGVCAYELYQEFLNQNQKTVIDTETEKQDDLADLKALEGYYQHLESVLLQVNYLYPHTAKATMEKIKRIVNRSDLKTQELAMLRGMLRQVEWGIKSHTLED
- a CDS encoding efflux RND transporter periplasmic adaptor subunit, with amino-acid sequence MKPNQASNQDLSKIGQDSEKQDDLPQNNQKKLSRWLLILLILGGGIGSWQILKPSSVTSQAQVKESETPAKPVTVETLTTSQAVQKVKLLGQVEAGQKATLSSQIDGTIEQILVKEGDRISEGQVVAVLDIADAQIALAQAKAKLAQEQSNLDRLQVGTRPEIIAQRQAQLQSALAREKEAENNLASLIALQPDLIKQRQAELQATQAREKETQDNLKRITTLSEEGAISERILVEAQSAVETAVNERLRAESALQAQKTQASQDIAQGRTNLDNIRSEKLRLQASLAEAKAGPTIEEIEAQKGLVKLAQAQVQQAELALQRTEIKAPFAGIIQARQVDTGDYVETNDPLFTLVSDKSVDIFLEIPENISGQVTPGMRVNLSARALPDWQDKTIITAVIPTADTASRRQSVRVTLDNPPPQLVPGMAIQADLEMPLAVNDGFVVSRDALTRRGNQWLLFAVEGGKAKQLEVEIVNDLGSEVIIANAQLEEGKSIVVKGGDGLKDDTAVKIIE